The DNA window ATGCCTCAGTGCTGAGCtaatacaaaaacctgcaccacaCTAAAAAACTATTATCAATGTATCATTAAATGTAAATCTTCAAAACTGGCATCAACAAAAcaactgagaaacacaggtgacaaattaagtTACGCAAATTCCAGTTACCCTTTAAGAATATGCTTTTCGGCGATAATAAAGGCGGGTCAGAGGAGATGCCTTCCCCCTTTTTGAATTGGGGACCCCcagatgttttccattttaagtAGGGTGACGGGGATAAACATGTGAGCCACTGGCTCACTCTGAGCATTAGTGCAGCATGCAATGGGCGTCCAGATGTGCGCGTCATGTGCACTGCACTTATCCTGTGCGGGGGATTAAACCGTCACTGCTAAAACGCGCGCGGTCGCACGCTATATTCAGACGCACCCAGAGACGCGGTGAAATTTTCAGGGCAATTGAAATTGGGTGCAGCGGCTGTTGTCCCACGCTCCACTAAAACCATCACGCGGCCCCTCGGCACATAATTTGTCTGAGGATCCAGAGCACCGGCTGTCTGTGGACTCAATGACTCCACCTAATGGTGATCTGAGGAATGTCCACCGAATACTGCAGCCAGTTGGGGGCAATGACGTCCTGCAGTCTGAttcttacaaacacacaaatgggccatggGTACATTTCACCTACTtgaatgtacacacatacttgcAAGTACACGTGTATGCACACATATTTGACAGatacagtttaaaaatgaaaaacatttgtccaGGTGCACTTTCAAATACTCTCTATTCACATTCAGATGCAGGTGTACATGTATactcattattttttcattccaataaaaacaaatacaacaaaaatgttttcctggaTATATGAACATGCCCCTGCCATATAGATCAAACCAAGGTTTATCTAAGAATAATCAATAGATGCACGAACACTTATGCCCTCAGTTTGCTTTTCAGTAAACAGGATCTTTGGCCTAGTAACTGTATTTATGTTCATCACATGAAAGTTGCGCCAAAAGCTGAAGGAAGTTACTGGATGCAAagatactgtaaatattgtacAGCGACACAGCAACTGGTAAAGGCAATTCAGgaataataatttacaaaattaCTAACACCAGGTGGCAGCAGGTACTAACAATAGGTGAACtataaaaattgtaaaaaaaaaaaaaaaacactcttgaAGAACATAAGtaggcagaaaaaataaaagttttaccTATGGGTTGCTTTTAGGGCATAAAGGCTGCCAATCAGACAGCACCGTTGTACGTGTGGAAAAGGGCTGTAATAATTATAGGGGTCCACAAAGGGACACTCCAGGGCCCCCAGGGGCACAAAAATACAATAGAGTCAATGGTGGTGTGGCCCAGGGTTTTTATGGGGGTCAAAATCCCTGGTGGGGCTCCTGCAATCATATCAAAGGAGCTCGTGCTCGTTTCAGGACCATGGAGAGCACAGCAGAACCTTTTTCTAATTATTTCTTTTGTTCTCGCTATTTATTTTTGCCGGATATAAATCCACACATCATACTGCCAAAGAAAGTGCACAGATTTACTGAATAGCATTCTCTGCATGAGATCGACATGTCTGAAGACTATTATAGTATACTGTTTATAAGTGAGCAACCATGAAGTCGATATGTTCGTCAAACTAAGCATAGTCTATGTAAATACGTATGCTAATAACAGCTTGGATGCGATGATATTAATGATTCTCATGCCATGTTTACATTTGCTTGTGAAAGTCTGCAGACTGAAAGAGACTGCAGCTTGCGTCTAACATTTTTGTAGTTTGGAGGAGAAGGGGCAGGGTGCTTTATGCAGAACCGACGCACACCTGGTTGAAATAACGTCTTTGCTAGCCATACATTCAGATCGTGACAGCAATACTGCAATATTAaattcctaaattatttcagtcattaattcaggTTTCATGTGGGATGTTACACAAATGTGAGAGAACATATCCTGGCATTGGAATTCTTCATTCGAGATGACAGCTTAATCAGATGTATTGCTGTTCCGCTGAGCGGGACTTGCGGCAGATGGGATTCATAACAGAGCTGGTTACGACACTGGTTTCAATGCAAATGATGGATGTTACCAACCGTGCCTTCGGTAACATGTATCATCACTGTCCTTGACCATGTATAGCATTCAAGGTCATGCTAGGAACAGTGACATATGAAAACATAATAATTTTGTCTTATTGCGTGCAATGTGAAATTACTTCAGAAGGACTAGCTACCAAATGTATATCAAATAACTATTGATTGCCAGTTAATCATTACAGCGGCAATTCGCTCTTTCTTCTGCGTTCCATGTAATTCATACCGTGACTCATCCCCATAGCAACAAGGTCTTGCAGAGTGCTACTTGATTACAGGACTAAGCCTGGGGTTGGTGGAGCTGTCTTTATGTGAGCAATCACTCCAAATGTGAACAATCGCGCTAAATGTGAGCGTTGGGAAGTACAGCTGACGTACTGTTATTTGTACAAGGCTTTGCCTTTATGTTTGAGAAATGAAGCGCTCCATGATCAAGGCTCTTTATAGAAAGCATTTGCATATGTCCATTAATGTCAGTGACCACTAAAACTCATTGTTGTGCAGCCTGACTTAACAAACACTCAACTCCTCGGTATAATAGCTCTATCTATGCTACTTCTGACAAACATACCCTCAGACTCATCTGCTACTTAAAACCCTGCAGTCTCGAGCTCTGTCTTGCACCAACTACAGCACTTAACTGTGTTTAAGCATTACCTGCTACAACCAGTGGCGGCGCTGACAACATCAGCTGTCATTGCCTAGAGGAACTTATTGAAGCTACTGTGGATAAGAGCACACAAAATGCCTAAACATAAATTAAACCGTACTCTAGAGCACGCCCAGTACATTCTGTAAAGGGCTCAAAATgtgcagcacggtggtgcagggAGCAGCGCCATTGCCTCACAAGAATGAAGGTGCAGATTTCCGTGTGGATGGCCattgtgtgtggagtttgcaagttctccgtgtgtccgtgtgcggtTCCTCTGGgtgctctggtttcctcccacagtccaatcCAATGACAAAGAGTCCTTAGGGTATGGCTGTgttagtgaatggtgtgcggGCCCTGAAATGGATTGGTGACccatccagggtgtattcttgcctttCACACAATGTCTGTAAATATTAGGATGGTGGCATAATTTTTGTTAGTTTCTTCTTTAcagcatattggatttgaaattaaacaattaaggttaaagtgcaggttgTGAGCTTTAATTTGCAGGTATTTACATCGACATCGAGCGAAACGTGTAGGAATTTCAGCCCTTTTTCTATATAATCCTCccattttagaaaacaaaaagtaattggacagttggctgctcagtTGTTTCTTGGCCaactgtgtgttgttgcatcattagttcatgtacaaaaaaaacaaaaacaaaaaacaaaaggagctGATTCTGGGTGTGGCATTtgtatttggagtctgttactgttgttgctcaacatgaggaccaaataagtgtcaagGCCAGAAAAGCAGGCCATCACACAGGgtgaaaaaatctgaataaatcattcaaatacaaaaccaaaacattgggtatcaaaatcaactgttcggcacattgttaagaagcaaggacacactggtgagctcagtaacaGTCAGTAACCTGATAGACCTCAGAAGACCACTGTggtggatgaccaaagaatattTTCAATTGAGAAGAAAAACCTCTTTTCAACAgtcgaacagatcaagaacactctccaggatatAGGCACAGATGtgtcaaagaataaaaaagagaacacaCCAGCATAATCTTAGAGGGTTTGCAGCAAGATACAAGAACAGTAGgtctcaagaacagaatggtcAGGTtagagtttgtttttaaaaaagtacatttaaaaaactttattgttctggaacaaactcttatggacagatgagatgagtattcAGCTGtatcaaagtgatggaaagaggaaagtgaggagaaagaaaggaactgcttatGATCCAAAGCACGcccctcatttttaaaacatggtgGAGCTAAtattatggcttgggcatgtatggctgccactggaattGGCTCAATGGTCTTCattgatgtgactgctgatggcagcagcaggatgaattttAAAGCgaacagaaacatctgctctGATCCAACCAACCAAATGCTGAAAACTTACTGGGcggcacttcaccttgcagcaggacaatggccacaaacataggctactgcTAAAACAACCAATTAGTTTTTCAGAGCCAAAATGTGGAAGTGTGACTGCATATTAATTATCATATATAGTATGCGTTGTGTACATTATTgtattggagaaaaaaagtatgcatttttccaaagaaagaaaaagtataaaagttatatatgtgtatgcattaGGAAAGTTATTGAATTTGTTTTACTTGACCCTTAGCTTACATAGCTTTCCTGCTCGTGCAGGAGACGATAAGAATAGCTCTAATTACTCCTGCTACAGGTAATGGTCGGGCCAAATGCTCACGAAATGTCTGCTCATTAAGATAGTACTCAACTTGGCAGAACAAAATAGTGTTTCTACccattaattaaattcagtcaTATAGCGAAACTGTTCCTGCACTCCGTAGGCTGAAGAAGGCAGCGCCCAGCCATTTGATCATTCAGACGTTGGATTGGCCAGGCATACCCGCTGCTGTCTGGAGCGTCAAATTGTTCTCCACTGTCAAATATCGATCATGGAATTGCACTAAAGTACggtgtaagatttttttttaagttagaGTAACCGCACACTACTACcagaataagaaataaaaaaaacaaaaacaaaaacaaaaaaaaaaactgtgcgtGCTGAGATGAGTTGCAACAACAGTTCAGAATATGGGCGATTCGAAAATCCAAGATGcgagaacagagagggggagaaacgCTTTGCATTTATCAAAGTTGGCGTTTTGGGGTTTGTCTTTGTGTTGGCCGCCTGCGGAAATGCGTTTTTGTTATACGCACTGTGGAGGAAACGCAAAAGAAACACGAGGACGCAACTGTTCCTTCTGCATCTCTGCTTGGCTGATCTTGTGGTCGCGTTCTTTCAAGTCCTGCCGCAGCTGTCGATGGAAATCACGCACCGTTTTAAAGCCTCTGACTTCGTGTGCAGAGCGGTGAAATACCTTCAAGTCGTCGGAATGTTTGCTTCAACTTACATGATAGTTGCCATGACCGTAGACCGCTACAACGCCGTCTGCAGACCCATGGTGTCTTTCTTAACAGGTTCTTTTCGCAGATATGTCGCGATCGGGGCATCCTGGCTGGTGTCTCTTCTGTTCAGCACCCCgcagctgttcattttttctttgcaaGAAGTTGAGAGACACGTGTACGACTGCTGGGCGACTTTCATAGAACCCTGGGGGAGCAAAGCATATATTACCTGGATTACTTTATCGGTCTTCGTTTTTCCAGCCGTGATTCTTCTTTACTGCCAAATAAAGATTTGTTTGgagatttatttgaatatgaaaaGAAAGACATTGCAGTCTGACAAAACAGAAGGGCGGGCGAAGGGTATATCAAGTGCCATGATGAAAACGGTTAAAATGACGTTTGTCATCATTCTTCTGTACACCATATGCTGGAGTCCATTTTTTGTCGTCCAACTGTGGTCCGTGTGGAGCCCCAGTACCGCGCCAACTGACGGTACGTGCAGAACATTACGTATGCATGTAAATGAGATGATATTGTGGTTTAAAAAGACCACAATTTAACACTCAGCCCCGCAAAGACGGTAGACTGTCATATGTCCTccgtgaataaataaatcaataatactCCGGAGTTCCCAAACGATTCATTCTACATTCATGAGATTAATTCTGTATCCACCAAAACAGCTATATTTATACATTCAGTATCGATTAAATTTGTGTCGAACGACTTTTTTGATAGTCAAATCAGACCCTCACTGCCGAAATCATTAATCTATACGTACATCGTGATAACATATGAATTGCCAAACTGAGGATCTGTTTTGGTCTGGAACCACAATAATAGGCTACACTTGTGGTTTGTGTTACTAGGGCTGTCGCGGTGGTGCTCACGATTTCCCGTCTGCTCCTTTCAGGTCCAGCGTTCATTACAATCATGCTGCTGGCCAGTCTCAACAGCTGCACAAATCCCTGGATTTACCTATACTACAGCAGAGCCAACTGAGGAGACGGGCGCGTCAAACACGCCTGCACCGCCAGAAAAGCGTCAGCTATATGCCAAAACACTGGTGATGGCTCCAGCacacaactttttatttatttatttatttatttatttatttatttaacttaatttatACAAGGTAGGTACATAATACCAAATTTATATACAACTGGTTTGCCTATGTCTATGTATTTCAGGCGCTTTTGAAGTCATAAAGACCATATAGCAGAGATTTGAGCCTGCAAGTTACAAGTCCTATTCCGTTACTGCCACACCACAGTGCTGTAATGACGAAACGAATGGCAAAACTTCTGTAAATTTGCTTAATGTTGTTTGATGTATGCTACTGTAACATGCATCAAGATAAGGTGCATGGCTTAAGCTGGTAAAGTCGTCAAGTAGTGCATTATTTCAGCACTGTCCAAAAGTCCAGTATATCCTGTGCAGTATAAGTCAAATAATGTTAGAGTTGGACATCTGTCTGGCTCCAAAATCCAAGTCCCTGACTGAAGGCGTAATTATTTTAAGCAGGTAGATGTTGCTCTGGTGTATcgccatgtttgtttttgtacaatCACAAAAAAGTGTTAAAATTCATTTATCAggactaaaatatatatatttatatagtgtATTATTATGTGATGTTACTCTTTGTGGCAATGTTTGTggatcattaaaaaatgaagcacTTGCCCTCTGTCTGTTGCCTGCTGCTAATATCAATAGTCCTCCGTATATATCAGAAGTCCACTCTACAATAatccaaacaaatattttatttcttgttcaTTAAATAAGAGTtagaattgatttcaaaatCTTACTCATCAACTTCAAAGCACTGCACGGTCTGGCTCCACCTTATATTACAGAATTACTGACATCATACATCCCCGAAGGGTACTTACAATAGATCAGCTCAAACCCagatctttttctgtttctccaaTACAGAGCACATCCAATCTTTGGGCACATCCCTTTAACTATTAGAgcctgttttgcattttttttttaaacttttgaaaaCTCATTTGTTTAAAGTGGCATTTCTGTAATTGCTTTTGCCTTCTGCTGTTGGTTTTACCATCTGCTTTTGTACTTGATGgctttaatattatatttattgtaattgtttagccgttttaaatgttttatctttGTAACATCTGTTTGAAAAAGAGCCgtataaataaagatttatcattgatattattattattactatatcATGCAATGTCAATACAATATTTCATTTAAGACATGGTTACATTTATGCACACCCATTGACATCAGCAAATTCAGGTCATTTGcacagtacattttcttttctggctGTAATTTACTGTGGAAGGTCACATTGGAATGACTATTATGTACGTAAcagaacaaatgaatgaatgtatttaatatatttcaggCGTGAATTAAACTAAGTTATTAATTAATACCTCTGGCTAGAATGAGCCCACCCACTTagactattcatttttttttcctcaccagtgtttggattttttcccatatgattttatttatttatttatttttgtacctACCTGCTGTTATTTTGGGCACTTCAGGCTTGGTCATTTCCAGTTTTCACATTCCCCTCCAGCATTTTTCTGACAGCATCTCACTTAATTGATTTTCATAAATTTGGCCATCTGGATTGCATGGTAAATGTTGACTGTATTAAAATTCCTTCACAGGCCTCCgttaaaattcagaaatttCAGGCAGTCAACATTCTTTCGACTTTGAAAAACCTTAAGTGAAATGAAATACCATTGACCAGTGTTCATTCAAAAGTGACAGGGACAAACTTCAAAATCAATATTAAACATCATGCCAGGAATGCATAAATGAATTGTTGAGACTACTTGTTTGTAGGGTGCACACCACTGGAAACTCTAGATAAGTCATTCTGACATGTAAACTTTGTAAACTATGCAGTGACATTATTGGACACagctaaatacattttatttagatttcagagcaaaatggcaaaaatattacattattgtttttaaaaatgatcagaCATAATACTGTcctccacaaaaaaaagtacaaaagtacaaagattttactattttattaGAAAATTCTCAAACCTGCATCATTCCTCTCTGCAAACCAGGACACAAAATTCCTAACATTTTGCAACCCCGTCATGCCCCAGAAATGGATTTCAtcaatacatttcagaattggCACAGCCAATTTTTTCTCAGTTATTTTGTAGGAAAGGTGCAAATACACGCCCCCTTGAAATACAGTTCTCCTGCAGAACAATGCACCTACACTGCAACAAACAGTGCAAAGTGCAATACGTCTGTGTAAGTACATTACAAAATGGTGAAATGCGAAacctgtacaaaataaaaacttttcaCAAGAGGCTA is part of the Anguilla anguilla isolate fAngAng1 chromosome 7, fAngAng1.pri, whole genome shotgun sequence genome and encodes:
- the avpr2l gene encoding arginine vasopressin receptor 2, like — protein: MSCNNSSEYGRFENPRCENREGEKRFAFIKVGVLGFVFVLAACGNAFLLYALWRKRKRNTRTQLFLLHLCLADLVVAFFQVLPQLSMEITHRFKASDFVCRAVKYLQVVGMFASTYMIVAMTVDRYNAVCRPMVSFLTGSFRRYVAIGASWLVSLLFSTPQLFIFSLQEVERHVYDCWATFIEPWGSKAYITWITLSVFVFPAVILLYCQIKICLEIYLNMKRKTLQSDKTEGRAKGISSAMMKTVKMTFVIILLYTICWSPFFVVQLWSVWSPSTAPTDGPAFITIMLLASLNSCTNPWIYLYYSRAN